The DNA window CGGGGCAGGGCGCGACCAAACAGGAAGCGACGAGTCTGATTCAGCGAAGCTTGATCGGAACTCTGGTTGCCATGGAGACAGAAGATGACCTTGGTCTTTACCCGAAATCGGTTACCCGATCCGACGCTCGATCGTCGCTCACATCGCTTGAAGTTGCGTCCGGGCAACTACCGCTTTGGAAGAATCTCGGCAAAGCCTGCCCGCGCCTATGCCAGTCGCGTTATGAGCGGTGTAAAGGCGTTCTTCGGCGCTGTGCTCAAGGTCATCGCTGCCGCCAAGCTTCGTCGTATTGAACGAGAGTTCAGGGTTCGTGGTCCTCACCATGACTGGCTCCGGATTGACGACGACCATTTTACGCGGATCGACCACTGAAAGCCGGATCAGCGCGGTTGCGCGAGAGTGGCTTTCTGCAAGCTATCTCGCGTTGCTTCGTCGGTGTGCCGGCGGACGGGCGCTCGACTTGTCGATCTGATTTTCGCCCAGGGCAGCCGCAATCGGCAGCGTAATCGCCTGTTTGGCGTCATCGTCCAGCTCGACGAGCGGCAGTCTCACCGCCGGCCCCATGAAGCCCAGCATGCTCATGCCGTACTTCAGCGCGGCGACCGATGAATCCGCGGAGAGCAGCGCGCCGAATGCCGCAAGGCGACCCGAAAGGTCTCGCGAAACCCGCACATTGCCAGTCATGCAGCTATCGTAGCTGCGGCGGCATAGATCGGGAAACAGATTGGCCACCATCGAGATGCAGCCGTCGCCGCCGCAGGCGAGATATGCCGCTGCGTTCACGTCGTTCCCGCAAAGCAATCGAAATTCGGCCGGCAGCATCGACCTCAAACGAAACAGACGGGCCACGTTTCCGGTCGCGTCGTTCAACCCGAGGAATTGCGACGATTCCGAAAGCCGCAGGATGGTCTCATCCGACATCTCGCGCATCGTGCGGGAAGGATTGTCGTGCAGAATAATGGGAAGACTGGTCGAAGCGGCAATGTTCTGGAAATGGGCCAGGATGCCCGCCTGCATCGGCTTGTTATAGTACGGCACGACCGACAATACCGCGTAGGCGCCTTCGGCTTCGGCCCTGGCGGTCAGTTCGATCGCCTGGCTCGTTGAGTTGGAACCGGCGCCGGCGATCACAGCTATTCTGCCGCGCGCTACTTTAACGGCGGTGCCGATGATTGCCCCGTGTTCGTCCTCGCTGAGTGTCGAGGCCTCGCCCATGGTTTCGTTGACGACGATCGCGGTCGCGCCCGATCCGATCTGGTGTTCGCAAAGCATCTCGAACGCGGGCCAGTCGATCCCGTCGTGGTCATCAAATGGCGTAGGAAGGTCGGCGATGAAGCCGCCGAGCCAGTGCGATGGATAAATTCTGGCCATGATCACGCCACGTTTTGAATGACACCGAAGTCCTGGCCGAATTCGTGACGGTGCGCCGCCAGCACGAAGCTTTCCCGGCAACGGGCGCCGGCTTCTATTCTGAATCCAAGCTGCTGCAATTTCACCCGAACCCTGGCGACAAGTCCGCTTTCGCGCGACTCGATCGATATGGCGATATTGGCGGCTGAGTTGAGAAATCTCGAGATCTGAACAACCGCGGCCTCAATGGCCTGATAGGAGTTACATCCGCCGATCAGCCCCGCCGCGTGTTGCCCACAGGGCGTGCGGCAGGCCGATGCGAGGACACCAAAGTCAAATCCTCGTCGCTTGAGAGCCAGATAAAGCTCGATGCTTTCGTTTCCGGCGACGACGATCCGATGCGATTTGGCAAGGTGTGCGAGATCGATCATCGTATCGACAATCTCGTCTCGTGGTGAAGAGAGCGGCTGTCGCGACATAGGAGTGTTCCCTTTGTTCGAGGTGAACGCGGGCGCCTAGGCGGCGCGGCTTCGAAGGGAGGTTTCGTCAATTCCGGTCGCTTCGGGGAGAAACGACGCCTTGCGGTGCATGTCGAGTTCGACAATGTTGTTCGTCAGCACGATCGTTTCCGGATGATGACCGTTCTCGAACAATGCGTATTTCATGGCCTGCGCGCGGTTGACGAATAATCCGCCGAACAGTCCGTTCTGTTCCTGGGCGACCCAATTGCCCCTGCTGTTCCGTCCAATAATGACAATGTTAGATGTGCACGATGGAGGCTCTTCAATCGTCTTCACAGTCATCTCCTGATGGTTGGCGGCGATGCCGTCGAAGCAATCGCACTGCCGTTTTTTTGTGATTGAGATATCGAGGAGATCGCATATGAATTCGAGAGCGGGGCAACTTCTATTTCATAAGAGAGATGTAGTGGTCGTGGCGCGTTGAACATTGATGAGAAGTTTAGGATTGGTTGTGAGAATGGGCCTTCACGAAGGAGCCACCTGACTGACCGTGACCGTCAACGCACAAAGCAAGCCGTAGACCGCGGCTTCGTCCCAGTTCGTCAGCGTGCCTGCGAA is part of the Bradyrhizobium canariense genome and encodes:
- the dapA gene encoding 4-hydroxy-tetrahydrodipicolinate synthase produces the protein MARIYPSHWLGGFIADLPTPFDDHDGIDWPAFEMLCEHQIGSGATAIVVNETMGEASTLSEDEHGAIIGTAVKVARGRIAVIAGAGSNSTSQAIELTARAEAEGAYAVLSVVPYYNKPMQAGILAHFQNIAASTSLPIILHDNPSRTMREMSDETILRLSESSQFLGLNDATGNVARLFRLRSMLPAEFRLLCGNDVNAAAYLACGGDGCISMVANLFPDLCRRSYDSCMTGNVRVSRDLSGRLAAFGALLSADSSVAALKYGMSMLGFMGPAVRLPLVELDDDAKQAITLPIAAALGENQIDKSSARPPAHRRSNAR